A genomic segment from Hemitrygon akajei unplaced genomic scaffold, sHemAka1.3 Scf000096, whole genome shotgun sequence encodes:
- the LOC140722995 gene encoding uncharacterized protein, with the protein MAHQRVHTGEKPFTCSVCGKGFTHLSQLQNHQRVHTGERPFTCSVCGKGFTQSSNLLVHQRVHTGEKPFTCSECGKGFSDLSSLLRHQRLHTGEKPFTCSECGKGFTQSSQLLRHQRVHTGEKPFTCSECGKGFTDSSTLQSHQRVHTGEKPFTCSECGKGFTQLSQVQCHLRVHTGERPFICSDCGKGFTRLSTLQRHQRVHTGEKPFICSECGKGFTQSSHLQSHQRVHTGEKPFTCSVCGKGFTESSQLQSHQRIHTGEKPFTCSECGKRFTQSSQLQSHQRIHTGERPFTCSVCGERFAHSSTLQRHQRAHTGEKPFICSECGKRFTESCQLLSHQRVHTGEKPFTCSFCGKRFTDPSTLQKHQRIHTGEKPFTCSECGKKFTQSSQLQSHQRIHNGERPFTCTVCGNGFTDPSTLQKHQRVHTGEKPFTCSECGKRFTQSSQLQRHQRVHNGERPFTCSECGKGFTQSSTLLRHEHVHSGEKLFNCTECGKRFTLSSHLLQHQRVHTGERPFTCSECGKRFTRSSTLQRHQRVHTGEEPFTC; encoded by the coding sequence atggctcaccagcgagttcacactggggagaagccattcacctgttcagtctgtgggaagggattcactcatttatcccaactacagaatcaccagcgagttcacactggggagaggccgttcacctgctcagtctgtgggaagggattcactcagtcatccaacctactggtacatcagcgagttcacactggggagaagccgttcacctgctcagaatgtgggaaaggattcagtgaCTTATCCAGcctactgagacatcagcgacttcacactggggaaaagccgttcacctgctcagaatgtgggaaaggattcactcagtcatcccaattactgagacatcagcgagttcacactggggaaaagccgttcacctgctcagaatgtgggaaaggatttactgattcatccaccctacagagtcatcagcgagttcacactggggagaagccgttcacctgttcagaatgtgggaagggatttactcagttaTCCCAAGTACAGtgtcatctgcgagttcacactggggagaggccattcatctgctcagactgtgggaagggattcactcggttatccaccctacagagacatcagcgagttcacactggggagaagccgttcatctgctcagaatgtgggaagggattcactcagtcatcccacctacagagtcatcagcgagttcacactggggagaagccattcacctgctcagtctgtgggaagggattcactgagtcatcccaactacagagtcatcagcgaattcacactggggagaagccgttcacctgttcagaatgtgggaagagatttactcagtcatcccaactacagagtcatcagcgaattcacactggggagaggccgttcacctgctcagtctgtggggagagattcgctcattcatccaccctacagagacaccagcgagctcacactggggagaagcctttcatctgctcagaatgtgggaagagattcactgagtcatgccaactactgagtcatcagcgagttcacactggggagaagccgttcacctgctcattctgtgggaagagattcactgatccatccaccctacagaaacaccagcgaattcacactggggagaagccattcacctgttcagaatgtgggaagaaatttactcagtcatcccaactacagagtcatcagcgaattcacaatggggagaggccattcacctgcacagtctgtgggaacggattcactgatccatccaccctacagaaacaccagcgagttcacactggggagaagccattcacctgttcagaatgtgggaagagatttactcagtcatcccagctacagagacatcagcgagttcacaatggggagaggccattcacctgctcagaatgtgggaagggatttactcagtctTCCACCCTACTGAGACATGAGCATGTTCACTCCGGTGAGAAGTTGTTCAATTGCACAGAATGTGGGAAACGGTTCACTCTGTCATCCCACCTTCTgcaacaccagcgagttcacactggagagaggccattcacctgctcagaatgtgggaagagattcactcggtcttccacactacagagacatcagcgagttcacactggagaggagCCATTtacctgctga